A stretch of the Chitinophagaceae bacterium genome encodes the following:
- a CDS encoding YtxH domain-containing protein, which produces MNHHSKFLLALLIGAAAGAAAGFYLASDNKEEIVEDLKNAAGKVKDELENELEKGKQIVEDLKLKLNELLNKA; this is translated from the coding sequence ATGAACCACCATTCAAAATTTTTACTTGCACTGCTCATAGGAGCAGCAGCAGGTGCCGCAGCAGGTTTCTATCTTGCTTCTGACAATAAGGAAGAAATAGTGGAAGATTTGAAAAACGCTGCCGGAAAAGTGAAAGATGAATTAGAAAATGAACTTGAAAAAGGAAAACAGATTGTAGAAGATCTAAAGCTTAAATTAAACGAGCTGCTGAACAAGGCTTAA
- the pepT gene encoding peptidase T: protein MSTLSIQHTVTSRFLKYVTIDTQSDPDSIAAPTTEKQKNLSRLLVEELHAMGIKDAALDEFGIVYATIPSNSEKAVPVICFCSHVDTSPDCSGENVRPIVHKNYQGQDIILPNDKSIVIRASDHPDLTDQKGNDIVTADGTTLLGADNKSGVAAIMDAANFLVNHPEIKHGAIRILFTPDEEVGRGVNHVDINKLGAQFGYTIDGETAGTLEDETFSADMVIIVIHGVSAHPGFGKGKMESAIKIAAAIIDALPKKTLTPETTENMEGFIHPTSITGSLEQTTIKLIIRDFNDNGLHEKEKLLQEIATNVLINYPNSTFDFTVVEQYRNMKMIIDQHPQVATYALEAISRAGLKPERRSIRGGTDGSRLSFMGLPCPNLFAGEHAFHSKQEWVSVQDMEKAVETIVHLCMIWEEES, encoded by the coding sequence ATGTCCACATTGTCCATACAACATACAGTTACAAGCAGGTTTCTTAAATATGTAACCATCGATACACAATCAGATCCTGATTCTATCGCTGCACCCACTACAGAAAAGCAAAAAAATCTGTCGCGCTTACTGGTAGAAGAATTGCATGCCATGGGTATTAAAGATGCAGCACTGGATGAATTCGGGATAGTGTACGCAACGATTCCTTCAAATTCAGAAAAAGCGGTTCCTGTTATTTGTTTCTGCTCACACGTTGACACTTCGCCGGATTGCAGTGGTGAAAATGTCCGCCCGATTGTGCACAAAAACTACCAGGGGCAGGATATTATACTTCCCAACGATAAATCGATTGTAATTCGCGCCAGCGATCATCCCGATTTGACGGACCAAAAAGGAAATGACATTGTTACTGCGGATGGAACCACCTTACTTGGTGCCGACAATAAATCAGGCGTAGCTGCCATCATGGATGCTGCTAATTTCCTGGTAAACCATCCTGAAATAAAACACGGTGCAATCCGTATTTTATTTACACCTGATGAAGAAGTTGGACGTGGCGTAAACCATGTTGACATCAACAAACTGGGTGCACAGTTTGGTTACACCATTGATGGTGAAACCGCAGGCACTTTAGAAGATGAAACATTTTCCGCTGATATGGTAATCATTGTTATTCATGGCGTGAGCGCTCATCCGGGATTTGGAAAAGGTAAAATGGAGAGTGCCATTAAAATCGCGGCTGCTATTATTGATGCGTTACCCAAAAAAACCTTGACACCGGAAACAACAGAAAACATGGAAGGATTTATTCACCCTACCAGTATTACCGGATCATTGGAACAAACCACCATTAAGCTGATCATTCGTGATTTCAACGATAATGGTTTGCATGAAAAAGAAAAGTTGTTACAGGAAATTGCGACTAATGTGCTAATCAATTATCCGAATTCTACTTTTGATTTTACGGTAGTTGAACAATACAGAAATATGAAAATGATAATTGACCAGCATCCACAGGTCGCAACGTATGCGCTCGAGGCTATATCGCGCGCAGGATTGAAGCCGGAACGAAGAAGTATCCGTGGCGGAACAGACGGCAGCAGGTTGTCATTTATGGGATTGCCATGTCCTAATTTATTTGCCGGTGAACATGCGTTTCACTCCAAGCAGGAATGGGTTTCCGTTCAGGACATGGAAAAGGCAGTGGAAACTATTGTTCACCTCTGCATGATCTGGGAAGAAGAAAGTTGA
- a CDS encoding cation:proton antiporter, which produces MGKLATNEVLEFLIILVLLLATARIMGELFKKLGLPAIIGELLGGILLGPSFIGAIFPGFFQSVFVDPKQSSVAFDGLSRLSVMLLLFIAGMEVKLENIRTRGKAAAKISLSGIIFPLALGFGVTWLFYGLFFSEPTQNKLAPALFMGTALSITALGVMAKILIDIDMIKSRFGNLMMTAAMIDDIIGWMLFSVVITIADLKSESKFSAITVLLVIAGYTAFLITIGRTLVVDPLLRFANNKLSKPGAELSLAMILCLLSGIFTEWLGIKAIFGAFLMGVSVGNSPYFSEKAKETFHDIVTYVFSPLFFVSIGLKVNFVTNFDFTIVALVLAISVAGKILGGYIGARLSGFKSNKAIAVGFGMNARGSQEIVLGLVALQAKIIDEKLFVGLVIMTFVTIVMAGPGMKYFLGKQDAKPRDNAINNPEEVVAGVQV; this is translated from the coding sequence ATGGGTAAATTAGCTACAAACGAAGTGCTTGAGTTTCTCATAATCCTGGTATTGTTATTAGCTACAGCCCGTATAATGGGTGAGCTGTTTAAGAAACTGGGACTTCCTGCCATCATCGGAGAATTATTGGGAGGCATTCTTTTAGGCCCATCATTTATTGGTGCCATATTTCCCGGTTTCTTTCAGTCAGTTTTTGTTGATCCAAAACAATCCTCTGTTGCCTTTGATGGTTTATCAAGACTAAGTGTGATGCTGCTTTTATTTATTGCCGGCATGGAAGTAAAACTCGAAAATATACGAACCCGGGGAAAAGCCGCTGCTAAGATCAGCTTGTCAGGTATTATTTTTCCATTAGCACTGGGCTTTGGCGTTACCTGGTTATTTTATGGCTTGTTCTTCAGCGAACCGACTCAAAACAAACTTGCCCCTGCCCTCTTTATGGGAACCGCTCTTTCTATAACAGCATTAGGAGTGATGGCTAAAATCCTGATAGATATTGATATGATTAAATCGCGTTTTGGCAACCTGATGATGACCGCTGCCATGATTGATGATATTATTGGATGGATGTTGTTTTCCGTGGTAATCACAATTGCTGACCTGAAGTCAGAAAGTAAATTCAGCGCTATAACTGTGCTATTGGTTATTGCAGGATACACAGCATTCCTTATTACCATTGGCAGAACATTGGTAGTAGATCCATTGCTTCGTTTTGCAAATAACAAATTATCAAAACCCGGCGCTGAATTATCACTCGCCATGATTCTCTGTCTGCTCAGCGGCATCTTTACGGAATGGCTCGGTATCAAGGCCATCTTTGGTGCTTTTCTTATGGGAGTATCTGTAGGTAATTCTCCTTACTTCAGTGAGAAAGCAAAAGAAACTTTTCATGATATTGTTACCTATGTATTTTCACCGCTCTTCTTTGTTTCTATTGGTTTGAAAGTAAATTTTGTCACCAACTTCGACTTCACCATTGTAGCATTGGTGCTGGCTATTTCAGTGGCAGGTAAAATCCTTGGTGGTTATATCGGTGCCCGCCTCAGTGGGTTCAAATCCAATAAAGCAATTGCGGTAGGATTCGGCATGAATGCGCGCGGCTCCCAGGAAATAGTGCTCGGTTTGGTTGCATTACAGGCGAAAATTATTGATGAGAAACTTTTCGTTGGACTGGTGATCATGACGTTTGTAACTATAGTAATGGCAGGGCCGGGAATGAAATATTTCCTTGGTAAGCAAGACGCGAAACCCAGAGACAATGCGATCAACAATCCGGAAGAAGTTGTAGCAGGTGTGCAGGTGTAA
- a CDS encoding Rrf2 family transcriptional regulator, with protein MLSKKAKYGLKAVIYLAKHYGDADASVIVAELSKQEYIPRKFLEKILLELKKSNILQSRMGRYGGYSLSRHPDKIFMGEIVRILDGPMGPLPCVSEQAYMPCYDCKDERTCEIRKVMKLVREATVSILDQTSLEDALQHNFRVLQYIA; from the coding sequence ATGCTTTCCAAAAAAGCTAAATACGGCTTAAAAGCAGTAATCTACCTCGCAAAACATTATGGTGATGCAGATGCATCTGTAATTGTAGCTGAGCTTTCAAAGCAGGAATATATTCCGCGCAAATTCCTTGAAAAGATCCTGCTTGAACTGAAGAAAAGTAATATCCTCCAGAGCCGTATGGGCAGATATGGAGGCTATTCACTTTCAAGGCATCCGGACAAAATTTTTATGGGAGAAATTGTTCGCATACTGGATGGCCCTATGGGTCCCTTACCCTGCGTAAGTGAACAGGCTTATATGCCTTGTTATGACTGTAAGGACGAACGTACCTGCGAAATACGAAAAGTTATGAAACTAGTGAGAGAGGCTACGGTATCCATCCTTGATCAGACTTCACTTGAAGATGCGCTGCAACACAACTTCAGAGTTTTACAGTACATAGCTTAA
- the pstB gene encoding phosphate ABC transporter ATP-binding protein → MQTSTSTLIEPSVIAPLQKSSNGSERIVSIHNAKPHISVRNLNISYGTAQILKNVSIDIPDKKITAIIGPSGCGKTTLLKTFNRLIESSDGIKIEGEVLLDGENIYGKNVEVTSMRKKMGLLSQRPMPLPMSIFDNIAYGMRIHGLRKKSLLAEKVEYYLKQASLWNEVKDRLHQPATKLSIGQQQRLCLARGLAVEPEIILGDEPTSALDPISSQRIEEKFVELKDQYTIVMVTHILRQARRIADYIVFMYLGEIVEHGPAQELLENPREEMTREYVKGVIS, encoded by the coding sequence ATGCAAACTTCAACCAGTACTTTAATAGAGCCTTCAGTGATTGCTCCGTTACAAAAAAGTTCGAATGGATCAGAAAGAATTGTGTCCATTCACAATGCGAAACCTCATATCAGTGTCCGCAATCTGAATATCAGTTATGGCACCGCACAAATTCTGAAGAATGTATCGATAGATATTCCTGATAAGAAAATCACGGCAATTATTGGCCCTTCAGGCTGTGGAAAAACAACGTTGCTTAAAACTTTTAACCGGTTAATAGAATCCTCTGACGGAATTAAAATTGAAGGTGAGGTATTATTGGATGGAGAAAATATCTACGGAAAAAATGTGGAGGTAACCAGCATGCGCAAAAAAATGGGATTGTTATCCCAAAGACCAATGCCACTGCCCATGTCTATCTTTGATAATATTGCCTATGGCATGCGCATCCATGGTCTCCGCAAAAAAAGTCTGCTTGCCGAAAAAGTTGAATACTATCTGAAGCAAGCCAGCTTATGGAACGAAGTTAAAGACCGCCTTCATCAGCCAGCAACCAAACTTTCAATAGGTCAGCAACAACGTTTATGTCTTGCGCGCGGACTGGCTGTGGAACCGGAAATTATTCTTGGTGATGAACCAACTTCTGCATTAGACCCGATCAGCAGCCAGCGCATAGAAGAAAAATTTGTTGAACTGAAAGATCAGTACACGATCGTAATGGTGACGCACATTCTGCGTCAGGCAAGGAGAATAGCTGACTATATCGTGTTTATGTACCTCGGCGAAATTGTTGAACATGGCCCTGCGCAGGAACTGCTGGAAAATCCACGGGAAGAAATGACCCGTGAATATGTGAAAGGCGTCATCAGCTGA
- the pstA gene encoding phosphate ABC transporter permease PstA, protein MFWRKLEERIFNILIRIATIIIIGSLFFIVLTILVKGLPAMSWDMVSKSPSGGFYLGKEGGVLNAIVGSLYLGFGASIFALFLSIPVVLYMNIYAPAHSRFAQFIRTSLDILYGIPSIVYGAFGFIIMIYFGLKVSLLAGIITVGLLVLPIMARTMDEVIRTIPKELGDASLSLGATKWETATKVILRQAFPGILTAMLLGFGRAIGDAASVIFTTGFTDNVPTTILQPAATLPLAIFFQLGSPIAEVVNRAYASALILTIMILLISISSRLLSRRFNKNVIK, encoded by the coding sequence ATGTTTTGGAGAAAATTAGAAGAAAGAATTTTTAACATTCTTATCAGGATTGCCACCATTATAATTATCGGAAGTCTGTTTTTTATTGTGTTAACCATCCTTGTGAAAGGCTTGCCTGCGATGAGCTGGGATATGGTATCAAAATCTCCGAGCGGTGGATTTTACCTTGGTAAAGAAGGTGGCGTACTCAATGCAATAGTAGGATCTCTTTACCTTGGATTCGGTGCAAGCATTTTCGCTTTGTTTCTGAGCATTCCTGTAGTGCTTTACATGAATATTTATGCTCCTGCACATTCCAGGTTTGCACAATTTATCCGCACCTCACTTGATATCCTATATGGAATTCCTTCCATCGTTTATGGAGCATTCGGTTTCATCATCATGATTTATTTCGGATTGAAAGTTTCTTTACTTGCCGGTATCATCACCGTGGGATTACTGGTTTTGCCGATCATGGCCCGCACAATGGATGAAGTAATCCGCACCATTCCAAAGGAATTGGGTGATGCTTCATTGTCTTTAGGTGCAACAAAATGGGAAACTGCCACAAAGGTAATTCTGCGGCAGGCATTTCCCGGCATTCTGACCGCCATGCTCCTGGGTTTCGGCCGGGCGATAGGTGATGCGGCATCCGTAATTTTTACTACAGGTTTTACTGACAACGTTCCTACCACTATTCTTCAGCCCGCCGCAACGCTCCCGCTGGCCATCTTTTTTCAATTAGGTTCACCCATTGCTGAAGTTGTTAACAGAGCTTATGCATCTGCATTAATTCTAACCATCATGATACTCCTGATCAGTATCAGCAGCCGTTTACTTTCGAGAAGATTCAATAAAAATGTCATCAAATAA
- the pstC gene encoding phosphate ABC transporter permease subunit PstC, whose product MNLTFRILKDKIAGKTVLCLSVLTGLLLFLIVGGLYIKSLPILESHSLMDLLTKSIWKPGKNQFGFLPYILSTVYITLISIIIAVPLCILCSVYLSEYANKKVKSFVTSLVDILAGLPSVIFGIWGIIMIVPFISNTLAPAFGQEDTTGYSILAGGLVLAIMVFPIVIHIMLEVLRTVPVELREASLSLGANKWETIKKVVLKKASPGIIAAIVLGFSRAFGETLAVLMVVGNTALIPHSVFDSGYPLPALIANNYGEMMSIPMYDSALMFASLLLLTVILLFNVAARFIMMRVERKMA is encoded by the coding sequence ATGAATTTAACATTCAGAATTCTTAAGGACAAGATAGCCGGCAAAACCGTTTTGTGCCTTAGCGTGCTAACCGGACTGTTATTGTTCTTGATAGTGGGAGGGCTTTACATAAAGTCCCTCCCCATTTTAGAATCTCATTCATTAATGGATTTGCTTACTAAGTCCATCTGGAAGCCGGGAAAGAATCAGTTTGGATTTTTACCGTACATCCTGAGCACTGTTTACATCACGCTCATTTCTATCATCATTGCAGTGCCGTTGTGTATCCTCTGTTCAGTGTACTTATCCGAATATGCCAATAAAAAAGTAAAGAGCTTCGTAACATCACTCGTTGATATTCTTGCAGGACTTCCTTCCGTGATTTTTGGTATCTGGGGAATCATCATGATCGTGCCTTTCATTTCAAATACACTTGCGCCAGCATTTGGACAGGAAGACACTACCGGTTACAGTATTCTTGCCGGCGGACTGGTACTGGCCATCATGGTGTTTCCCATTGTTATTCACATCATGCTGGAAGTGTTGAGAACGGTACCCGTGGAATTAAGAGAAGCTTCTCTCTCTTTAGGTGCCAACAAATGGGAAACCATAAAAAAAGTGGTATTGAAAAAAGCGTCGCCTGGTATAATTGCAGCAATCGTTCTTGGGTTTTCACGTGCCTTTGGTGAAACACTGGCAGTGTTGATGGTGGTAGGAAACACTGCATTGATTCCGCATTCCGTGTTCGATTCAGGATATCCGCTACCGGCACTCATCGCTAATAATTATGGCGAAATGATGTCAATACCAATGTATGACTCTGCACTGATGTTTGCATCACTGCTGTTGCTTACTGTTATCCTGCTTTTCAATGTTGCAGCACGTTTCATCATGATGCGTGTGGAGCGGAAAATGGCCTAA
- a CDS encoding substrate-binding domain-containing protein has protein sequence MNQKKILLSLALLPLVTLLNFTTPEKAGVDTTENSSKALSGKITMSGAYALYPMAVKWGEEFKKLNPGVTFDIQGGGAGKGMTDVLSGTVNFGMVSRDISPEEVKKGAYGIAVCKDAVIPVINPNNPYLDLIKQKGITRNQFYKIFITGEITTWGEVLGNKSMKPIKIFTRSDAAGAAESWAKFLGNAYKQEDLMGTGVFGDPGLAQAVAKDPLGMGFNNINFVYDNKSRKPQPGLFPCPIDLNNNRVFDAAENVYGSLDIIDDAILSGAYPSPPARALYLVTKGKPTNPLMVAFLQWVLADGQRYLDEAGFVKLPADLLKKEASSLTTTN, from the coding sequence ATGAATCAGAAAAAAATACTCTTATCACTCGCGCTGCTTCCGCTTGTAACACTTTTAAATTTTACAACGCCTGAAAAAGCTGGAGTAGACACAACAGAAAACTCATCAAAAGCGCTTTCAGGAAAAATCACGATGTCCGGTGCCTACGCGCTGTATCCGATGGCTGTTAAATGGGGAGAAGAATTCAAGAAATTAAACCCGGGAGTTACATTCGACATCCAGGGAGGAGGTGCCGGTAAAGGCATGACGGATGTTTTATCTGGTACTGTGAATTTCGGAATGGTGTCCCGCGATATTTCACCGGAAGAAGTGAAAAAAGGTGCTTATGGAATCGCAGTGTGCAAAGACGCAGTGATACCGGTAATCAATCCTAACAACCCATACCTCGATTTAATCAAACAAAAAGGTATTACCCGTAATCAGTTTTATAAAATTTTTATTACTGGAGAAATCACTACGTGGGGAGAAGTGCTTGGAAATAAAAGCATGAAGCCCATCAAAATATTTACACGATCGGATGCTGCAGGAGCGGCAGAATCATGGGCAAAGTTTTTAGGCAATGCTTACAAGCAGGAAGACCTCATGGGAACAGGAGTGTTCGGCGATCCGGGTTTAGCGCAAGCAGTTGCCAAGGATCCACTTGGCATGGGTTTCAACAATATCAATTTTGTGTATGATAACAAGAGTCGGAAACCACAGCCAGGCTTGTTCCCTTGTCCTATCGACTTAAACAATAACCGCGTATTTGATGCTGCAGAAAATGTATATGGATCACTTGATATAATTGATGATGCCATTTTAAGCGGTGCCTATCCATCACCTCCGGCAAGAGCGCTGTACCTGGTTACCAAAGGAAAACCTACCAATCCCTTAATGGTAGCTTTTCTTCAATGGGTACTTGCTGATGGTCAACGATACCTTGATGAAGCCGGATTTGTTAAGCTGCCTGCTGACCTGTTGAAAAAAGAAGCCTCTTCATTAACAACTACCAATTAA